In Nitrospirota bacterium, the DNA window CCTTTAAAGTAAGCGATAATTATATTGGTGTCAAGCAGGAACATCAAAATTTTACTTCTCTGCCCTTGTATGAGTGCCTCTGAAGGTCAATTTCCCTGAAGATAACATCTATGCTTTTGTCATCAGCCCACGAGCCGCACAGAGATTCGATGATGGTTTTTTTTTCTTTAATACTTTCCTTTTTCTGCTTGGAAACCAAAAATGCAACGAAATCATTAATCTCGTTAAGAAGTTCAGGGTTCAACAATTCAATTTCTTTTTTAAGCTTTTCAGCATTTGTCATTGCTTGTCTCCTGCTGACTATAATTTACCATACTACCTTCTATCTTGCAATTGCCTTCGCCGTATCTCTTCAATGGTGTCCTTATAAAGATCGCTTCTGTCAGGCCTTAGCTCAATGGCTTTCATGGCAAGGCCCTCTGCCTCATCGAGTTTTTTCCCCTGCGCAGCATAAAGCCATGCTAAGTTATTGTAAGCATCTGCCATCAGAGGGTCTCTGTCGATGGCTTTTTTATAGTATTCCTCTGCCTTTTCCATTTCTCTTTTCTGGGAATAAACATTTCCAATATACAGGAGGGCAATTGGATTTTTCTTTGCAGCCTTTTTGTATTCATCTATTGCCTCATCATATTCCCCTTTTTTTTCGTAAGCCACACCTAAATTAATATGTTCCTCAGGGGTAAGGGGGTCTTTTAAGATTACGAGCCTCGGCAAAGCGCAGGCTGATAGTAAAGAGTAAACAGTAATCAGTAAGCAGAGCAGTGTAACCCGTAACTTATAACTCATAACTTTTAACTCTTCCTCGGCTTTATCAGCAGGCTCCAGTAATTTCCCTTTTTCCATGCCTTTAAAAAGTCGTCATAAGGAATGAGTTTTGCCTGCTGCCTGCCTGAGTGCGCTATTACACCCTGGGGATTATAACCAATTACTACCATGAAGTGATTTGCCTGATAAAAAGCAACGCCATAGTCAACGAGGACTATTAAGGGATAACCCTTTGAAAGTGTACCTTTTAAATCATCTATGTTCCCCCTGTAGTCTTTTGCATCAAAACCCCTGCCGAGGGCATAAATGATAAGGTCGATGGTAAGTGTTCCCCGTGCTTTTTCTAAGGCTACATCCCGCGTTATTCTCTCTGGAGTTACCGCAATCCCCCAGAAGTTCAGCACGCTTGCGAGAGACGAAGGCCCGCACTGATAATCTTCTTGCGGGTAAAATGGGACATTTTTTATCAGTACTTCTGAAGTAGTTTCTGGTGTCCTGTCCTGGATTGTAGCACAGGAACTGAGTATCGCTATGAGTAATAAAATTGCGAAAGTTTTCATTATTGAGTCTCTGCCTGAGGCGGATACAAAAGTACAGAAGTGCAGAAGCGCAGAAGAAAAAACTTCCGCACTTCCGAACTTCTGTACTTCAGCCTGAGAATTTTTACTTTGTCACCAACACCTTATGCCCTGTGAGGTGTAATATCAGTACCACAAGGAGAATTATCACAAGAAGGGCTATGATTATCCCTAAGGCATCA includes these proteins:
- a CDS encoding DUF2281 domain-containing protein, which codes for MTNAEKLKKEIELLNPELLNEINDFVAFLVSKQKKESIKEKKTIIESLCGSWADDKSIDVIFREIDLQRHSYKGREVKF
- a CDS encoding tetratricopeptide repeat protein, giving the protein MEKGKLLEPADKAEEELKVMSYKLRVTLLCLLITVYSLLSACALPRLVILKDPLTPEEHINLGVAYEKKGEYDEAIDEYKKAAKKNPIALLYIGNVYSQKREMEKAEEYYKKAIDRDPLMADAYNNLAWLYAAQGKKLDEAEGLAMKAIELRPDRSDLYKDTIEEIRRRQLQDRR
- a CDS encoding peptidase C39 family protein; amino-acid sequence: MKTFAILLLIAILSSCATIQDRTPETTSEVLIKNVPFYPQEDYQCGPSSLASVLNFWGIAVTPERITRDVALEKARGTLTIDLIIYALGRGFDAKDYRGNIDDLKGTLSKGYPLIVLVDYGVAFYQANHFMVVIGYNPQGVIAHSGRQQAKLIPYDDFLKAWKKGNYWSLLIKPRKS